A portion of the Pseudomonas sp. PSE14 genome contains these proteins:
- the ubiH gene encoding 2-octaprenyl-6-methoxyphenyl hydroxylase has translation MQRTQLAIIGGGLVGASLALILQAGARERGWRIVLVEPFAPGDAYQPSYDARSSALSFGSRQIYERLGLWQQIAQRAEPISQIHVSDRGRFGSARLTAVEEGVPALGYVVENAWLGQSLWRALDPEVVSWRCPAEVRRMEAIGDGYRLTLDDDTQLDCDLAVLADGGRSGLREQLGIGVRSSSYGQTALIANVSPSEAHRGQAFERFTENGPLALLPLPENRCALVWTRNGRDAERLRELSDAAFLSELQEAFGYRLGAFRQVGARYGYPLSLIEAEEQIRPHLVVLGNAAHSLHPIAGQGFNLSLRDAQALADRLLQEEAAPGDFAVLQRYLDGQRLDQQMTVGFSDRVTRLFSNAQPLLATGRNLGLLGLDLLPPAKRWFARQAMGLGARPV, from the coding sequence ATGCAACGTACGCAACTGGCCATCATCGGTGGTGGCCTGGTGGGCGCCAGCCTGGCACTGATTCTCCAGGCCGGCGCCCGCGAGCGCGGCTGGCGGATCGTGCTGGTCGAGCCGTTCGCCCCCGGCGATGCCTATCAGCCCAGCTACGATGCGCGCTCGTCCGCGCTGTCTTTCGGCAGCCGGCAGATCTACGAACGCCTGGGGCTCTGGCAGCAGATCGCCCAGCGCGCCGAGCCGATCTCGCAGATTCACGTCTCCGACCGTGGCCGCTTCGGTTCCGCGCGCCTGACAGCGGTAGAGGAGGGCGTTCCGGCCCTGGGCTATGTGGTGGAGAACGCCTGGCTCGGCCAGAGCCTGTGGCGTGCCCTGGACCCGGAAGTGGTCAGCTGGCGCTGCCCCGCCGAGGTGCGGCGGATGGAAGCGATCGGCGATGGCTATCGCCTGACTCTGGACGACGACACGCAGCTGGACTGCGACCTTGCCGTGCTGGCCGATGGCGGCCGTTCCGGCCTGCGCGAGCAGCTGGGCATCGGCGTGCGCTCCTCGTCGTACGGGCAGACCGCGCTGATCGCCAACGTCAGCCCGTCCGAAGCCCACCGAGGCCAGGCCTTCGAACGCTTTACCGAGAACGGCCCGTTGGCCCTGCTGCCGTTGCCGGAAAACCGCTGCGCGCTGGTCTGGACCCGCAACGGCCGCGATGCCGAGCGCCTGCGCGAGCTGTCCGATGCGGCCTTCCTGTCCGAGTTGCAGGAAGCCTTCGGCTATCGCCTCGGCGCCTTCCGCCAGGTCGGCGCCCGCTATGGCTACCCGCTGAGCCTGATCGAGGCCGAGGAACAGATTCGCCCGCACCTGGTGGTGCTGGGCAATGCCGCCCACAGCCTGCACCCGATCGCCGGGCAGGGTTTCAACCTGTCGCTGCGTGATGCCCAGGCCCTGGCTGACCGGCTGTTGCAGGAAGAGGCCGCGCCGGGCGATTTCGCCGTGCTGCAGCGTTATCTCGACGGCCAGCGCCTGGACCAGCAGATGACCGTCGGCTTCTCCGACCGTGTCACCCGCCTGTTCTCCAACGCCCAGCCGCTGCTCGCCACCGGCCGCAACCTGGGCCTGCTCGGCCTCGACCTGCTGCCGCCGGCCAAGCGCTGGTTCGCTCGCCAGGCCATGGGCCTGGGCGCCCGCCCGGTGTGA
- a CDS encoding 2-octaprenyl-3-methyl-6-methoxy-1,4-benzoquinol hydroxylase, whose translation MHADLVIVGAGMVGSALALALEGSGLDILLLDGSPMSVKPFDRESSFEPRVSALSEASRRILQRLHAWDGIAARRAEPYREMQVWDGSGTGQIHFSAASVHAEVLGHIVENRVVQDALLDRLHDSALGLLPGARLEQLRHSGDDWLLTLADGREIRTPLVIAADGANSAVRRLAGCATREWDYLHHAIVTSVRCEKPHLATAWQRFTDDGPLAFLPLAKEGDAHWCSIVWSTTPEQAERIMALDDDGFCAALGRAFEHRLGAIEHADRRLCIPLRQRHAKRYVEPGLALIGDAAHTIHPLAGQGVNLGFLDAAVLAEVILHAYERGENIAEERVLSRFERRRMPHNLAMMAAMEGFQRLFQADPLAVRWLRNAGLRLVDKHHEAKGMFVRQALGLSGDLPTLARV comes from the coding sequence ATGCACGCGGATCTGGTAATAGTCGGGGCCGGCATGGTCGGCAGCGCACTGGCCCTGGCCCTGGAAGGCAGCGGCCTGGACATCCTGCTGCTGGATGGCAGCCCGATGAGCGTCAAGCCGTTCGACCGCGAGTCGAGCTTCGAACCGCGCGTCAGCGCCCTGTCCGAAGCCAGCCGGCGCATCCTCCAGCGCTTGCACGCCTGGGACGGCATCGCCGCGCGCCGCGCCGAGCCTTATCGCGAGATGCAGGTGTGGGACGGCTCGGGCACCGGGCAGATCCACTTCAGCGCCGCCAGCGTGCATGCCGAGGTGCTCGGCCATATCGTCGAGAACCGCGTGGTGCAGGATGCCCTGCTGGATCGCCTGCACGACTCCGCCCTCGGCCTGCTGCCCGGCGCGCGCCTGGAGCAACTGCGCCATTCCGGCGACGACTGGCTGCTGACCCTGGCCGATGGCCGGGAAATCCGCACGCCGCTGGTGATCGCCGCCGACGGCGCCAACTCGGCGGTGCGCCGCCTGGCCGGCTGCGCCACCCGCGAGTGGGATTACCTGCACCACGCCATCGTCACCAGCGTGCGCTGCGAGAAGCCGCACCTGGCCACGGCCTGGCAACGCTTCACCGATGACGGCCCGTTGGCCTTCCTGCCGCTGGCGAAAGAGGGTGACGCGCACTGGTGCTCGATCGTCTGGTCGACCACCCCGGAACAGGCCGAACGCATCATGGCGCTGGACGACGACGGGTTTTGCGCTGCGCTGGGGCGGGCCTTCGAGCACCGCCTGGGCGCCATCGAACATGCCGACCGCCGCCTGTGCATCCCGCTGCGCCAGCGTCACGCCAAGCGCTACGTGGAGCCGGGGCTGGCGCTGATCGGCGATGCCGCGCACACCATTCACCCGCTAGCCGGGCAGGGCGTCAATCTCGGTTTCCTTGATGCCGCGGTGCTCGCCGAGGTGATTCTGCATGCCTACGAGCGGGGCGAGAATATTGCGGAAGAGCGCGTGCTGAGCCGCTTCGAGCGCCGCCGGATGCCGCACAACCTGGCGATGATGGCGGCGATGGAAGGCTTCCAGCGCCTGTTCCAGGCCGACCCGCTGGCGGTGCGCTGGCTGCGCAATGCCGGGCTGCGGCTGGTGGACAAGCACCATGAAGCCAAGGGCATGTTCGTGCGGCAGGCGCTGGGGCTCTCCGGCGATCTGCCGACGTTGGCGCGGGTTTGA